A stretch of Mesoplodon densirostris isolate mMesDen1 chromosome 7, mMesDen1 primary haplotype, whole genome shotgun sequence DNA encodes these proteins:
- the LOC132493278 gene encoding forkhead-associated domain-containing protein 1-like, with amino-acid sequence MYQSQVAKLKDDISKEAEEKALLKEALVHMEERLHREKRVTRAIRQQKGASCQLTPSPVLPKPPALMGCALLFGEYDSATAKKGPRYLL; translated from the exons ATGTACCAGTCACAGGTGGCAAAGCTGAAGGACGACATCTCCAAAGAGGCCGAAGAAAAGGCGCTGCTGAAGGAGGCCCTGGTGCACATGGAAGAGCGGCTGCACCGGGAGAAGAGGGTCACCAGGGCGATCAGGCAGCAGAAG GGAGCTTCCTGCCAGCTGACGCCTTCCCCGGTCCTCCCAAAGCCGCCAGCTCTTATGGGATGCGCTCTTCTCTTTGGTGAATATGACTCGGCCACGGCCAAGAAAGGACCCAGATACCTTTTGTGA